The DNA region ACCTGATGCGGGCGATCCTCAAGGCGCAGGTCGACCTGCTGTGGAACGGCGGCATCGGTACGTACGTGAAGGCGTCCACCGAGTCGCACGCGGACGTCGGTGACAAGGCCAACGACGCGATCCGCGTGGACGGCGCCGACCTCCGGGTCAAGGTCGTCGGCGAGGGCGGCAACCTCGGTCTCACCCAGCTCGGCCGCATCGAGTTCGCGCAGGCCGGCGGCAAGGTCAACACCGACGCCATCGACAACAGCGCGGGCGTGGACACCTCCGACCACGAGGTGAACATCAAGATCCTGCTCAACGCGGTGGTCGCGGACGGCGACATGACCGTCAAGCAGCGCAACAAGCTGCTCGCCGAGATGACCGACGAGGTCGGCGCCCTCGTCCTGCGCAACAACTACGCGCAGAACACGGCCCTGGCGAACGCGCTCGCCCAGTCCAAGGACATGCTCCACGCCCAGCAGCGCTTCATGCGCCACCTGGTCCGCGAGGGCCATCTGGACCGGGCGCTGGAGTTCCTGCCGACCGACCGGCAGATCCGGGAGCGGCTCGGCACCGGGCAGGGCCTGACCTCGCCGGAGACGGCCGTCCTCCTCGCGTACACGAAGATCACGGTCTCCGACGAGCTGCTGCACACGTCGCTGCCCGACGACGTGTATCTGCGGAGCCTGCTGCACGCGTACTTCCCGACCGCGCTGCGCGAGCAGTTCATCGAGCAGATCGACAACCATCCGCTGTCGCGCGAGATCGTCACGACCGTGCTGGTCAACGACACGGTCAACACCGGTGGTACGAGCTTCCTGCACCGCCTCCGCGAGGAGACCGGGGCCTCGCTGGAGGAGATCGTCCGGGCGCAGACCGCGGCCCGTGCGATCTTCAACTCCAGCGAGGTGTGGGACGCCGTCGAGGCGCTCGACAACACGGTCGACGCGGGTGTCCAGACCCGGATCAGGCTGCACTCGCGGCGGCTCGTCGAGCGGGGGACGCGGTGGCTGCTCAACAACCGGCCGCAGCCGTTGGAGCTCGCCGAGACGATCGACTTCTTCCGGGACGGGGTCACGCGGGTCTGGGCCGAGCTGCCCAAGCTGCTGCGGGGTGCGGATCAGGAGTGGTACCAGCAGATCTACGACGAGCTGTCCGAGGGCGGGGTGCCCGATGAGCTCGCCCAGCGGGTGGCCGGGTTCTCGTCCGCCTTCCCGTCGCTCGACATCGTGGCGGTGGGGGACCGGGTGGGCAAGGACCCGATGGACGTCGCGGAGGTCTACTACGACCTCGCCGACCGGCTGCGGATCACGCAGCTCATGGATCGCATCATCGAGCTGCCTCGTGCGGACCGGTGGCAGTCCATGGCCCGGGCGTCCATCCGTGAGGACCTGTATGCGGCGCACGCCGCGTTGACCGCCGATGTTCTCGCCGTCGGGAACGGGGGGTCCACGCCTGAGCAGCGGTACAAGGCGTGGGAGCAGAAGAACACGGCGATTCTCACTCGGGCGCGGACGACTCTGGAGGAGATCCAGGGGTCCGAGGCGTTCGATCTCGCGAATCTGTCGGTGGCGATGCGGACGATGCGGACGATGCTGCGTACGCGGACGTAGTTCCTCGCGACCGGAGAAGGGGCGCCCTGCGGGTTGGGGGCGCCCCTCTTTTTTCGCCCCCGCCGCCCCTACCCGTCCCGTCCCTGGGGGCTGCCGCCCCCAGACCCCCGCTGTCGGCCTGAACGGCCTCGTCCTCAAACGCCGGACGGGCTGGAGCGGGGGCGGAGAAGTCCCGGGAGCAACCCGGGCCTCTCGATCAACATCTACCTAAGTGGCCCCCAAGCGGCCTAGACCCCGTACAGGGTCCAGCGAGGGACACTTAGGATAAATAGGATGAACGAGGAATCGCTTCCCGCGCAGGGCGTCGTACCGGACGTATCCGTCGTAGTGATCGTCTACAACGACGAGACACGGCTGCCCACAGCCGTGCGCTCCGTGCTGGAGCAGACCCTGCGGAACGTCGAGGTCGTGATCGTGGACGACCGGAGCACGGACGGGTCGTACGACGTGGCACGGCGGCTGGCCGCCGAGCACCCCGGCCGGGTGAGGGCGTTCCAGCTCGACCGGAACAGCGGAGGATGCGGGGCTCCCCGCAATCACGGCATCGCCCGGGCGCGCGGCACGTACGTCCTCTTCCTCGACAGTGACGACGTACTGGAACGCAACGCATGCCGGAACATGCTGGAGGCGGCCGAGACGACCGGCGCCGACCTGGTCTCCGGGATGTGCGTGCGGGTGCACGTGGACTCACGCAACGGCAAGGAGGTCAAGTGGTACCCCTGGCTGTACGCCGGCACCCGCACCCTGGAGTCGATCTCCGAGCTGCCCGACCTGCTGGTCTTCGACACCCTCTCGACGAACAAGTGCTATCGGCGGGACTTCCTCGTCGGGCAGGGGCTCTCGTTTCCCGTCGGGATCCACTACGAGGACCTGCTCTTCTCCGCTCAGGCCTACGCCGCCGCCCGCCGGATCACCCTCATCCCCAACCGCGTCTACGACTGGAACGTCGTGGACAAGGCCGCGACCAAGTCGATCAGCAACCGGCGTGCGGAGATCGCCAACTTCGCGCACCGGATGGAGATCCATCGCCGGGTCGATCAACTCCTCGCCGACAAGGGCCTGTTGGAGCTGAAGTTCCACAAGGACGTCAAGTTCCTCAAGCACGACCTGGTGCTGCATCTGCGTGACCTGCCGTTCCGGGACGCCTCCTACCGGGAGGAGTTCGCCGCGATCGCCCGCGACTACCTGGAGTCCATCGACCGCGCCGCCTTCGACGAGGTGGAGCCCATCCACGCCATCTGCGCCTATCTGCTGCAGAAGAGCGACTGGGACAACCTGCTGCCGGCCGTGGACACGCTCACCAACCGCGACAAGATCTCCGCGCCGATGGTGGAGCGCGACGGCCGGATCTACTGGTGCGCCGAACACCTCGACGATCACCTCGACGGAGACTTCGCCCGACGCGTCCTCGACGTCACCGAACTCGGCTATCACACGAAGCCCGTCGAGAAGATGTTCCTGCGCAACGTGCTGACCGGGTACGAGGAAGCGGGCGGTACCGTTCGGCTGGCCGGGCACATCACCAACCCCCTCGGTGTCGTTCCGCCCGGCGCCCGGCTCACCGGCGAGCTGGAGTTCGCCGCCCGCCGCAAGGGAGTGCGGTTCCAGATCTTCCGCTTCCCGGTCGCCACCCTGCGGCACGAGGGCGAGACCATCGGCTGGGAGGCGTCGGCCGACCTCGCGCGCGGGCTGCGGCCGCTGGGCATCGTGGACGCGGTGTGGGACGTACGGCTGCATCTCGACGTCGACGGCGTACGCACCACCACCCGCCTCACCGCCTCCGAACCCGGGCTGGCCGACGGGCAGTTGTCCGTCCGGCCCCGGCTCACCCGGCTCGTCGCCGACCACGTCACGCCCGAGATCTCCTCGCGCGGCCATCTCTCCTTCCGGATCGTGACCCGCGAGAAGGTGGACGCGCTCGTCGAGCGGGGTGTGCGGGGCGCGCCCGGCCGGTTCGCCAAGTCCGGGTACCGGAAGGCGAAGCAGGTGCGCAGGAGGCTCACCTCCGGTGACACCAAGATCCGCCTCTACCACGAGGTGTTCAGCCGGCTGCCCGTGAAGAAGGGGCTCGTCGTCTTCGAGAGTCACCTGGGGCGGCAGTACAGCGACAGCCCGAAGGCGATCTACGAGGAGATGCGGCGCCAGGGGCTCGACTTCGAGGCCGTGTGGTCGTACACGGGGAGCGATCCTTCCGGGTTCCCGGCCGACGCCACCCTCGTACGCCGCTGGTCGCTGCCCTATCTGAAGGCGCTGGCGCAGGCCGAGTTCTGGGTCGACAACCAGAGCTATCCGCTGAAGCTCACCAAGCGGCCCGGGACGACGTACATCCAGACCTGGCACGGTTCGGCGCTCAAGCGGATGGGCTTCGACGAGCCCGAGTGGAAGCTCAGGACCCGGCCCGAGCAGGCCGAGCAGCAGCGCACCCTCGACCGCTTCGACCGGTTCCTGATCCGCTCCGAGCACGACGTACGCACCCTCGCCCGGGCGTTCCGCCTCAAGGAGAAGACGCTGCTGAGGGTGGGCTACCCCCGCAACGACGACCTCGTGCGGGCCAGGAGAAGGGAAGAGGAAGCCGGCCTTCGCGAACGCGGGGCGCTCGCCGCAGAGTTGGGGCTTCCCGACGACAAGGCCGTACTGCTGTACGCGCCCACCTTCCGTCAGCACGGGGGCAGGCAGCGGCGGTTCGAGCTGCCCTTCGACGTGGAGCGGTTCGCCGACACGTTCGGCGACCGGTACGTCCTGCTCGTGCGCTCGCACTACCTCAACCACGTCGTGCTCCCGCCGTCCGTGCGCGGGCGCGTCCTCGACGTGTCGGCACACCACGACGTGACCCCGCTGCTCGCGCTCGCCGACGGGCTGATCACCGACTACTCGTCCGTGATGTTCGACTACGCGCTCCTCGGCCGGCCGATGTTCTTCTTCGCGTACGACTACGAGGAGTACGTGCACGAGGGCCGCGGGACCTACTTCGACCTGCTGGAGCGGGCGCCGGGGCCGGTCGTGCGCACCGAGGAGGAACTGCACACCGCTCTTGCCTCCCTGGACGAGCAGGCCGTGAAGTACGCGGAGGCGCGGGAGGGGTTCGTGGCGGAATTCGGCGAGTACGACAAGGGGAACGCCGCCCAGAGCATCGTCGACCAGTTCTTCGCGCAGTGGAGGCGTGGATGACCCTCGTGAGCACCGATCCGCAGCGGGACGTCTTCTTCGTCTCCAACAGTGTCGACGAGCTGGGCGGAGTGACCAGTTGGTCGCACCAGATGGCCCGGCTCCTCACCGGGCGCGGGCACCGCGTCCATGTCGTCGGCATCACCCCGCCCGGCGTCGTGCAGGAACTCGGCGAAGTGCCCTACCCGATGACGACGTTGTACGCCGGACAGCCGCCGCGGCCCGGCCGGGCGCGTGAGGCGAGCATGCGCGAGCAGGCCGTCAGGCTCACCGCGCTGTTCCGGGCGGCCCGGCCGGGCGCTGTCGTCATCGTCACGCAGGTGTGGGCCATGGAGTGGGTCGCGCAGGCCGACACAAGCGGGCTGACCGTGATCGGCATGAGCCACGAGTCCTTCGAGTACTCGAAGGCGTCCTCGCGCTTCCAGCGGGTGCGGAAGTACTACAAGGACGTCGACCGCATGCTGGCGCTGACCCGCGAGGACGCCGACCTGTGGATCGGACAGGGCATGAACAACGCGTCATTCATGCCGAATCCGCTGCCGTTCATGCCTGAGGTGCCCTCGCCGCGCACCGAGAAGGCGGTCGTCAGCATCGGACGGCTGCACGACCAGAAGGGCATCGACATGCTCCTCGACACCTGGGCGGAGGTCGCGCCGCGCCATCCCGACTGGCGGCTGCGCATCTACGGCTCGGGCGAGGACGAGGAGATCCTGAAGAAGCAGTGCACGGCTCTCGGACTCGACAGCTCCGTGGACTGGATGGGGCGTACGAGCGATGTGCCGGGCGCCCTGCGTGGCGGTTCCGTCTTCGTCCAGTCCTCCCGCGGCGAGGGTTTCCCGCTGGCCCTCATGGAGGCCATGGCGACCGCCGTGCCCTGCGCCGCCTTCGACTGCGCCCCCGGCGTCCACGAGATCGTCCACGACGGCGAGGACGGTCTGCTCGCCACCCTGGGCAACACCGGTGAACTGGCCCGCCGCCTCGACACGTTGATGTCCGACAAGGAGCTGCGGGACGGTATGGGCGACCGGGCCCGCATCAACATCCGGCGTTACACGACGACCGAGATCGTGAACAGGTGGGAGGACCTGTTCAGCTTCCTCGAACGCTGATCCCCGGCGGATCCCGGTTGTTCGTCGGCTGCGGGTGCGCTGTGGTCGCTCGCGCAGTTCCCCGCGCCCCTCAGGGGGCTTTCCCCCCACCTCCGGTGAACTTCTCGTACTCCTTCAGCACTTCCTCCGTACCCCCGTCCATCCGCAACTCCCCCCGCTCCAGCCACAGCACCCGATCGCACGTGTCACGGATCGACTTGTTGTTGTGGCTCACGAGAAAGACCGTCCCCGCACTCTTCCGCAACTCCCGGATCCGAGCCTCGGAGCGCTTCTGAAAGGAGCGATCCCCCGTGGCCAGGGCCTCGTCGATCATCAGCACGTCATGGTCCTTGGCCGCGGCGATGGAGAAACGGAGCCGTGCGGCCATACCGGACGAGTACGTCCGCATGGGCAGCGTGATGAAGTCGCCCTTCTCGTTGATGCCGGAGAAGTCGACGATCTCCTGATACCGCTCGCGCACCTGTTCCCGGGACATTCCCATGGCGAGGCCGCCGAGATGGACGTTGCGTTCGCCGGTCAGGTCGTTCATCAGGGCGGCGTTCACACCGAGCAGCGAGGGCTGACCGTCCGTGTAGATCCGCCCGTGCTCCACCGGGAGCAGTCCGGCGACGGCCTTGAGCAGCGTGGACTTTCCGGACCCGTTCGTGCCGATGAGCCCGATCGCCTCTCCCCGGTACGCCGTGAAGGAGACCGCCTTCACGGCGTGCACCTTCCGCACACCCGACGCCTGTTCGGTCTTCTTCCGGCGCAGGATGCGATTGAGGGCCGCGGTGGCGCTGCCGCGGCCGGCCCCCGTGCCGTTGACGCGGTAGACGATGTCGACGCGGTCGACGACGACCGTGGGGACGAGGTCCGCCCCGAGGGTGGGGACGGAGCCGTCGGTCGCCTCGCCGGGGACACGGTCCGCGACGAGGGTGGGGGCGGGTGCGTTCCTGGGATCAGCCACGGCCGTACGTCTCCTCTGCCTTCCAGAAGTAGATGAAGCCGCCGACGCCGGCGAGCAGTGCCCAGCCGACCGCGAGCGCCCACACGTGGTGGGGCAGCTGGCTCGCGTGGAAGGTGTCGATGAGCGCGAACCGCATCAGGTCGATGTAGACCGCGGCCGGGTTGCACTCCAGGGCGACCAGCACGATGTGCGGCATGTCCTGGTGGGCGGTGAGCACCCTGTCGATGCTCCACATGACACCGGACACGTACATCCAGGTGCGCAGCACGAACGGCATCAGCTGTGCGATGTCCGGCGTCCTCGCGCCCATCCGGGCCATGATCATCGCCACGCCCGCGTTGAACACGAACTGCAGTGCCAGGGCGGGAACGGCCAGCAGCCAGGACGCACTCACGGGCACGCCGACGCAGAGCAGGATCACGAACAGCGCGGCCATCGAGAACAGCAGCTGCTGGAGCTGTTGCAGCGCGTACGACACCGGGAGCGCGGCCCGCGGGAAGTGCAGGGCGCGCACCAGGCCGAGGCTGCCGGAGATCGCCCGGGTGCCCGCCATGATCGAGCTCTGGGTGAACGTCCACACGAAGACGCCGGTGACCAGGAACGGGATGTAGTCCGGCACGCCGCGGCTCGTGCCCATGAGCTCGCCGAAGATGAAGTAGTAGACCGCCGCGTTCAGCAGGGGCGTGGCCACCTGCCAGACCTGGCCGAGCTTCGCCTGGCTGTACTGGGCGGTGAGCTTGGCCGTGGCGAACGCCGTGATGAAGTGCCGGCGTGCCCACAACTGGCGGACGTACGCGGGCAGTGTGGGACGGGCGCCGCTGACCGTGAGGCCGTAACGGGCGGCGAGTGCCGCGGCGTCGTCGGGCAGGGCGGCCGACGCCGGCACCGGGTCGGGTGCCGGGGGCGGTGTGTGGAGGACCTGACTCACATCCGCTGCTTTCGCTCGGAGCGCGGGGCTCGTGGGAGGGGGTGTGCGAACGCTTCTTTTACGTCGCTACGGGCCCGTCTTTACCCGTACCTGGGACCCTCTTTACGTCGGGACGGAACCGTATCGTCGTAACGTGAGCGTAGATCGATCTGACGTCGGAACGCAACCGTTTCGTCGTGACGCCCCTATGCTGTTCGGTATGACGACGAACGCCGACGGGGCCCCAGAGAGCCCGCAGCAGCCGCGCCGCCGGACTCCCGCCGGAGCGGCGGTGCTCCGGGAGGATGTGACGGAGGCCATCAGGGCGGCCGTCTTCGAGGAACTCGCGGCCGTCGGATACGCGCGGATGTCCATCGAGGGGATCGCGCGCCGCGCGGGCGTGGGCAAGACCGCGGTGTACCGCAGGTGGCGTTCAAAGCTGCACCTGGTGCTCGACCTGGTGTCGGCGGTCGCGGTGCAGGGGCTGCCGGCACCGGACACGGGCTCCCTGGAGGGCGACCTGCGTCTCCTGTACGAGGTCACGTCCCGCGCCCTGCGTCACCCTGTCGCCTCGCAGATCATCCCCGACCTTCAGGCCGAGGCCGCCCGCAATCCGGACATCGCCGAGGCCATGCAGAAGGCCCTGCGGGAGGGGCAGGAGGGCGTCGCCAGCGGCATCGTGGCCGCGGCGGAGCGGCGCGGCGAGGTCCGTACGGGCATCGACGACGAACTGGCGCTCGACCTGATCTCCGGACCGCTGTACTGGCGCTCGGTGGTGATCCGCAGCCCCAAGCTGCCGAAGGGGTACCTGGAGAGCCTGGCCCGGGCCACGGCGGTGGCGCTCAAGGCGTTGTAAGGATGTTGTAAAGGCGGCCGTAAGGCGTCGAAGGGTGTCGAAATGGCGCCGCCGGGCCACGAAGTCCGGGTTCATGTGCGGGTAGTGGAAGTCGGCCGACGCCGGTCCCGTTCATGCCAGGGAGCCGTGAATCGTCGCAGCTCCGCACCCCTTGCGGGGTGCCCCGGCAAGGGGCGTCAACCCCGTAGCGTCCGGATCGTTGTCATCCGGGCCTCACTTTCGAGGCCCTCGGGGGCGCATACTGGACTGACGATGACGAAGCCATCCGCGCCCCGGCGCCACCTGTCCACCAGTCCCTTCAAAGCTCCGGTTGTCCCGGTCGCCAAGCACTTCGCCCTGGGTGACCGTGTTACGCACGACCAGTTCGGCCTGGGCAGGATTGTCGGCGTCGAGGAGGGCATTGCGATGCTCGTCGACTTCGGCTCCCGCCAGGCCCGTATCGTCAGCCCCTACACCCGCATGGACAAGCTCTGACGGATCCCGTCAGTACGCCCGTCAGGCACTCGCCGCGGTCCCGGACGACGTCCGGTCCGCGGCGAGCTCGTTTCCGGGCCTCCTGAACCGGTCTTCTGAAACGGGGGCGCCCCCCTCGTCACCGGTCCGGCCCTCAGCGCCTGGCCCTCGGCACCTAGTCCTTCCGGGCCTCGGGATGGAGCCGCACCCAGCCCTCCCAGGCCGACGTGATCATGTCGTGGACGTCGTACTTGGCCTTCCAGGCCAGTTCCGCGGCGATGCGGTCGGCGGAGGCGACGACACGGGGCGGGTCACCGGGGCGCCGCGGGGTGACGGTCGGGTCGAGCGTGCGGCCGGTGACCTCGTTGATCCGGTCGATCATCTCGCGGACGGAGACGCCCTCACCGCGGCCGATGTTGAGGGTCAGGTCCGTGCCGGGGGCGGCGGCCAGGCGGCGGGCGGCCGCCACATGGGCGTCCGCGAGGTCGGCGACGTGGATGTAGTCGCGGACGCACGTGCCGTCGGGGGTCGGGTAGTCGTCGCCGAAGACCCGCGGGGGCGCACCCTCGGTGAGCTTCTCGAAGACCATGGGGATCAGGTTGAAGACGCCCGTGTCGGCCAGTTCCGGCGCCGCGGCGCCCGCCACGTTGAAGTAGCGCAGGGAAGCCGTCGACAGGCCGTGGGCGCGGCCCGTGGCGCGGACCAGCCACTCGCCCGCCAGCTTGGTCTCGCCGTACGGGCTCATCGGCACACAGGGTGTTTCCTCGGTCACCAGGCTGACGTCCGGCATGCCGTACACCGCCGCGGAGGACGAGAACACGAAGGACGGCACCGCGGCGGCCGTGACCGCCTGCAGGAGCATCCGCAGCCCCTCGACGTTCTCGCGGTAGTAGTGCAGCGGCAGGTCCACGGACTCGCCGACCTGCTTCTTCGCCGCCAGATGGACGACGCCCGTGACCGCGTGGTCCTTCAGCGCGCGGGCCACCCGCTCCCCGTCCAGGGTCGAGCCGACGACCAGCGGCACCCCGTCGGGCACGCGCTCGGCGATCCCGGTGGACAGGTCGTCGTACACCACGGCCCGTTCGCCCGCCTCGGTCATCGCACGGACGACGTGCGCCCCGATGTAGCCGGCGCCGCCGGTGATCAGCCAGGTCATGTAGCGGCCGTCCCCTCGTGTGTCGGTTCGTGTGTCGGTGATGGTGCGGCCGGTCGGACACGCGGACCGGTAATGCGGACGCGGATCCGCCCGGGTGGTCGAGCCGACTGTCAGTGAAGCAAACGCCTCATTCTGCGGCGCACCACGGTGGTCATTCCACGCCAGCCGGGCGCCAGTCGCAGCGCGAGCGAGCCCGCGTGGGTCGCGTACGGATGGACGAGCAGCAGCCCGTGCCGGCCGTTGGGCACGACGGAGCGGCGCAGCAGGCCCGGGCCCGCGACGGCGTGCGCGGTGGTCTCGCGGCTCGTGCCGTCGTGGAAGCGCAGCCGAAGGCGCAGGTCCCAGATGCCGGACCCGAGCGCCGCGAGGTCGACGGCCGCCTCGGCCGTCCATGAGTCGGGGTCCGAGCCGTCGTCGACGGGATCGGGGTCGTCGGGCAGGAACTCCGCCGTCACCGTGAGCCCGACCACCCCGTCGTGCCGGTTCACGAACTCGGCGTCCACGGACGCCGGCGCCGCGTCCGCCATCCGCCCGTACAGCTCGTGCAGGCGCAGCCGCAGCCGGGTGGCACGCGCGCGTGGCCGCAGTTCCGCGTCGACGGCCACGGGGAGGAGGCGTACGGGCCGGAACAGCAGGTGTTCCAGAGTCACCTGGGTCAGGTCGGCGGACCAGACCGGCGTACCGTCCGCGAGCCGTGCGTACGGCGGCCGCAGCCGGGCCGGGCGCGCCGAGACCTCCTTGACGCGGGTCAGGTCGCGGGGCTCCTCGGAGGCCGTCACGACCTGTGCGACGACCCGTCCCGGCGCCGGGGCGAGCGCGAGGTCGGCCGCGTCGAACGTCGCTAGGTACGCGCGCGTGAGGGCCCACCACTCCCTCCGGTACTCGGGACCGCGCTGATCCAGCTCGCGCGCGTACATCCGCAGCGAGTGGTCGAGGAACCGCGCGCGCGTCGCCCGCGCCAGCCGCTTCTCACCGGCGGCGAGGAGGATGTCGTACGAGAGGGCGTGGGCGGTGATCCTGGACCGCCAGTTGCCGACATCCGCCCGGTCCAGCGAGATCGACAGCCGCTCGGCGCTCCGGCGCACGTGCCAGACGTACACCGTGTCCGGGATCAGCGCGACGCGCGGACCGGCGGCGAGCACGCGCGCGGTGAAGACGAAGTCCTCGTAGGGGAAGCGTCCTTCGGGGAAGCGGATGCCGTGCTCGCGCAGGAAGTCGGTGCGGTAGAGCTTGTTGACGCAGAGGGTGTCGTGGACCAGGTGGGTGCGGCGGGACGGGTGCTTCACCAGGGCGGCCCTGGCGTACAGCTCGGGCTGCCAGGGGACCTCGCGGCCGGAGGGCAGCTCGCGGCGCACACACAGCCCGGCGGCGACCTCGGCCCCGCGCCCGGCGGCCGCGTCGAGGAGCGCGTCCACGGCGCCGGGCGGCAGGACGTCGTCGCTGTCCAGGAACATCACGTACGGGGCCGTGGCGGCGTCGATCCCGTCGTTGCGCGGGCTGCCGCAACCCCCGCTGTTGACCTTGCGGCGGAGCACCTTCAGGCGTGGTTCGTCGAGGGCGAGGCGGTCCAGGAGATCCGCGCTGCCGTCGGCCGAGCAGTCGTCCACGGCGATCACCTCGCGGACGGCGGGCCCCTGCGCGAGGGCCGAGCGCACCGCCTCCGTCACATGGGCGGCGTCGTCGTACCCGATGACCACGACGCACACCTGTGACCGGTGGGGAGGTATGGCTTGGATGGGTCGCATGGCTTCCACAGGGCGAAATAGTGGCTGGTGTAGGTAATTTTCCGTTAAGAGGTACTTACTGTCTCGTGGGGAAGATGACGGGAATTGTGTGCGGGTTCCGTCTCCCCTGATCGAATTCCCGCGGACCGTGTGCCGGCGGGCCGGATTCCGGCGGTCCACAGGCGGCGGAAGGAGAGCGCCGCGGCCGCGACGAGCAGTCCGTTGCGGACGAGCATCAGCAGGGAGCCCGTCCAGGTGCAGTCCATGACGTCCCTGTACAGGACGGGGTACGCGAGAGCGCTGGC from Streptomyces sp. NBC_00258 includes:
- a CDS encoding bifunctional glycosyltransferase/CDP-glycerol:glycerophosphate glycerophosphotransferase — translated: MNEESLPAQGVVPDVSVVVIVYNDETRLPTAVRSVLEQTLRNVEVVIVDDRSTDGSYDVARRLAAEHPGRVRAFQLDRNSGGCGAPRNHGIARARGTYVLFLDSDDVLERNACRNMLEAAETTGADLVSGMCVRVHVDSRNGKEVKWYPWLYAGTRTLESISELPDLLVFDTLSTNKCYRRDFLVGQGLSFPVGIHYEDLLFSAQAYAAARRITLIPNRVYDWNVVDKAATKSISNRRAEIANFAHRMEIHRRVDQLLADKGLLELKFHKDVKFLKHDLVLHLRDLPFRDASYREEFAAIARDYLESIDRAAFDEVEPIHAICAYLLQKSDWDNLLPAVDTLTNRDKISAPMVERDGRIYWCAEHLDDHLDGDFARRVLDVTELGYHTKPVEKMFLRNVLTGYEEAGGTVRLAGHITNPLGVVPPGARLTGELEFAARRKGVRFQIFRFPVATLRHEGETIGWEASADLARGLRPLGIVDAVWDVRLHLDVDGVRTTTRLTASEPGLADGQLSVRPRLTRLVADHVTPEISSRGHLSFRIVTREKVDALVERGVRGAPGRFAKSGYRKAKQVRRRLTSGDTKIRLYHEVFSRLPVKKGLVVFESHLGRQYSDSPKAIYEEMRRQGLDFEAVWSYTGSDPSGFPADATLVRRWSLPYLKALAQAEFWVDNQSYPLKLTKRPGTTYIQTWHGSALKRMGFDEPEWKLRTRPEQAEQQRTLDRFDRFLIRSEHDVRTLARAFRLKEKTLLRVGYPRNDDLVRARRREEEAGLRERGALAAELGLPDDKAVLLYAPTFRQHGGRQRRFELPFDVERFADTFGDRYVLLVRSHYLNHVVLPPSVRGRVLDVSAHHDVTPLLALADGLITDYSSVMFDYALLGRPMFFFAYDYEEYVHEGRGTYFDLLERAPGPVVRTEEELHTALASLDEQAVKYAEAREGFVAEFGEYDKGNAAQSIVDQFFAQWRRG
- a CDS encoding glycosyltransferase; translated protein: MTLVSTDPQRDVFFVSNSVDELGGVTSWSHQMARLLTGRGHRVHVVGITPPGVVQELGEVPYPMTTLYAGQPPRPGRAREASMREQAVRLTALFRAARPGAVVIVTQVWAMEWVAQADTSGLTVIGMSHESFEYSKASSRFQRVRKYYKDVDRMLALTREDADLWIGQGMNNASFMPNPLPFMPEVPSPRTEKAVVSIGRLHDQKGIDMLLDTWAEVAPRHPDWRLRIYGSGEDEEILKKQCTALGLDSSVDWMGRTSDVPGALRGGSVFVQSSRGEGFPLALMEAMATAVPCAAFDCAPGVHEIVHDGEDGLLATLGNTGELARRLDTLMSDKELRDGMGDRARINIRRYTTTEIVNRWEDLFSFLER
- a CDS encoding ABC transporter ATP-binding protein — translated: MVYRVNGTGAGRGSATAALNRILRRKKTEQASGVRKVHAVKAVSFTAYRGEAIGLIGTNGSGKSTLLKAVAGLLPVEHGRIYTDGQPSLLGVNAALMNDLTGERNVHLGGLAMGMSREQVRERYQEIVDFSGINEKGDFITLPMRTYSSGMAARLRFSIAAAKDHDVLMIDEALATGDRSFQKRSEARIRELRKSAGTVFLVSHNNKSIRDTCDRVLWLERGELRMDGGTEEVLKEYEKFTGGGGKAP
- a CDS encoding ABC transporter permease — translated: MSQVLHTPPPAPDPVPASAALPDDAAALAARYGLTVSGARPTLPAYVRQLWARRHFITAFATAKLTAQYSQAKLGQVWQVATPLLNAAVYYFIFGELMGTSRGVPDYIPFLVTGVFVWTFTQSSIMAGTRAISGSLGLVRALHFPRAALPVSYALQQLQQLLFSMAALFVILLCVGVPVSASWLLAVPALALQFVFNAGVAMIMARMGARTPDIAQLMPFVLRTWMYVSGVMWSIDRVLTAHQDMPHIVLVALECNPAAVYIDLMRFALIDTFHASQLPHHVWALAVGWALLAGVGGFIYFWKAEETYGRG
- a CDS encoding TetR/AcrR family transcriptional regulator, which gives rise to MTTNADGAPESPQQPRRRTPAGAAVLREDVTEAIRAAVFEELAAVGYARMSIEGIARRAGVGKTAVYRRWRSKLHLVLDLVSAVAVQGLPAPDTGSLEGDLRLLYEVTSRALRHPVASQIIPDLQAEAARNPDIAEAMQKALREGQEGVASGIVAAAERRGEVRTGIDDELALDLISGPLYWRSVVIRSPKLPKGYLESLARATAVALKAL
- the galE gene encoding UDP-glucose 4-epimerase GalE, with protein sequence MTWLITGGAGYIGAHVVRAMTEAGERAVVYDDLSTGIAERVPDGVPLVVGSTLDGERVARALKDHAVTGVVHLAAKKQVGESVDLPLHYYRENVEGLRMLLQAVTAAAVPSFVFSSSAAVYGMPDVSLVTEETPCVPMSPYGETKLAGEWLVRATGRAHGLSTASLRYFNVAGAAAPELADTGVFNLIPMVFEKLTEGAPPRVFGDDYPTPDGTCVRDYIHVADLADAHVAAARRLAAAPGTDLTLNIGRGEGVSVREMIDRINEVTGRTLDPTVTPRRPGDPPRVVASADRIAAELAWKAKYDVHDMITSAWEGWVRLHPEARKD
- a CDS encoding glycosyltransferase family 2 protein, whose amino-acid sequence is MRPIQAIPPHRSQVCVVVIGYDDAAHVTEAVRSALAQGPAVREVIAVDDCSADGSADLLDRLALDEPRLKVLRRKVNSGGCGSPRNDGIDAATAPYVMFLDSDDVLPPGAVDALLDAAAGRGAEVAAGLCVRRELPSGREVPWQPELYARAALVKHPSRRTHLVHDTLCVNKLYRTDFLREHGIRFPEGRFPYEDFVFTARVLAAGPRVALIPDTVYVWHVRRSAERLSISLDRADVGNWRSRITAHALSYDILLAAGEKRLARATRARFLDHSLRMYARELDQRGPEYRREWWALTRAYLATFDAADLALAPAPGRVVAQVVTASEEPRDLTRVKEVSARPARLRPPYARLADGTPVWSADLTQVTLEHLLFRPVRLLPVAVDAELRPRARATRLRLRLHELYGRMADAAPASVDAEFVNRHDGVVGLTVTAEFLPDDPDPVDDGSDPDSWTAEAAVDLAALGSGIWDLRLRLRFHDGTSRETTAHAVAGPGLLRRSVVPNGRHGLLLVHPYATHAGSLALRLAPGWRGMTTVVRRRMRRLLH